Proteins encoded by one window of Hylaeus volcanicus isolate JK05 chromosome 7, UHH_iyHylVolc1.0_haploid, whole genome shotgun sequence:
- the LOC128879400 gene encoding probable methyltransferase-like protein 15 homolog: MLKALAHRIYFISVVRHYDIKHCSRSIHISLHRQNDTQMLENTETFSQRVIEDNENAPHIPVMAKEVLQYLEPSPGKIYVDMTFGAGGHSNKMLESSPDVKIFALDRDPVAYEFAQKLSEKYPGQVIPLLGRFSELPQLLCEHKIEKNSIDGFLFDFGCSSMQFNVAERGFSISKNGPLDMRMDGFRCPNEPTAAEVLEKISEIDLTQILRVYGEEKLSKKIARAVIDARYTFRSLRTTEELVKLIESVVHEKRYDQIGRSAHCATKTFQALRIFINNELNEINYGLILAASYLKINGRLVTISFHSLEDTIVKRHISGNITDNVANKDALKFVHHGKVYDPIEMEEAIRTPWKMLHKHVITPQPEEVNLNPRSRSAKFRAIGKISSDCSDL; this comes from the coding sequence tttcatttctgtaGTAAGGCATTATGATATAAAACATTGTAGTAGAAgcatacatatttcattacatAGACAAAATGATACTCAAATGTTAGAAAATACCGAAACCTTTAGTCAGAGAGTAATTGAAGACAATGAAAATGCACCACACATACCAGTTATGGCTAAGGAAGTATTACAATACTTAGAACCATCACCAGGGAAAATATACGTGGATATGACATTTGGTGCTGGTGGACATTCTAACAAAATGTTAGAATCTTCTCCTgatgtgaaaatatttgcattgGACAGGGATCCTGTTGCATATGAATTTGCACAAAAATTATCAGAAAAGTATCCTGGACAAGTAATACCTCTATTAGGGAGATTTTCAGAATTACCACAATTGTTGTGTGaacataaaatagaaaagaatagTATCgatggatttttatttgactttGGGTGTTCATCAATGCAATTTAATGTTGCTGAAAGAGGATTTTCAATATCGAAAAATGGACCATTGGATATGAGAATGGACGGATTCCGATGTCCCAACGAACCAACAGCGGCCGaagttttagaaaaaatatctgaaatagaTTTAACTCAGATCTTGAGAGTCTATGGTGAAGAGAAGCTATCTAAAAAAATTGCACGTGCTGTTATCGATGCTCGATACACTTTTAGAAGTCTAAGAACAACAGAAGAATTAGTTAAACTTATTGAGTCTGTTGTTCATGAAAAAAGATATGACCAAATTGGTAGATCCGCTCATTGTGCTACAAAAACATTTCAAGCacttagaatttttataaataatgaattaaatgaaattaattatggtCTTATTCTTGCTGcatcatatttaaaaattaacggtCGTTTAGTAACAATATCCTTCCATTCTTTAGAAGATACAATTGTTAAAAGGCACATTTCCGGAAATATAACAGATAACGTAGCTAATAAAGatgcattaaaatttgtacatcatGGTAAAGTTTATGATCCAATTGAAATGGAAGAAGCCATTAGAACACCATGGAAAATGTTACACAAACATGTAATAACTCCTCAACCTGAAGAGGTAAATTTAAATCCAAGATCGCGTTCCGCAAAATTTCGAGCTATTGGTAAAATCTCTTCAGATTGCTCTGACTTGTAG
- the LOC128879399 gene encoding C-1-tetrahydrofolate synthase, cytoplasmic yields the protein MSTDVRGVVLSGTELAKEIRENLAKDVKALKGKLPNFVPGLAIVQVGGREDSNVYIRMKIKAADDIGIAAEHVKLPNTTTEIELINKVNNLNNDPNIHGIIVQMPLDSVNPINSHLITDLVSPVKDVDGLNTINEGKAAIGDMTGFLPCTPNGCIELIKKSGVPIAGAQAVVLGRSKIVGTPVAELLKWQNATVTVCHSKTKNLPQVTSQADILVVAIGQPQMVKGSWIKPGAVVIDCGINSIPDSTKKSGQRLVGDVDYEEAAKVASYITPVPGGVGPMTVAMLMKNTVISAQKSAEKLLSNKWNLRPLKINPQKPVPSDITISRSQEPKSITSLAEEIGLHPNEISPYGSKKAKIGLNVLKRLKHQQNGKLVVVAGITPTPFGEGKSTTSLGLVQALTAHKGKNTFVTLRQPSQGPTFGVKGGAAGGGYSQVIPMEEFNLHLTGDIHAVTAANNLLAAQIDARYFHESTQTDKALYDRLVPTVKGERRFSKIQLRRLEKLGITKTDPNSLTEEEIRKFARLDIDPENITWTRVVDTNDRFLRKITIGQSPTEKGKTRETSFCISVGSEIMAILALATSVEDMKQRLGNMVVAFNKNGEPLTAEDFGMTGAMAILLKDAIEPTLMQSLEGTPVMVHAGPFANIAHGCSSIIADAIALKLVGPEGIVVTEAGFGSDIGMEKFFDIKCRTSGHVPNAVVLVTTVRALKMHGGGPPVTVGAALKKEYREENLELVRKGLPNLQKHISNGVKFGVPVIVAINVHATDTQAELELVKDAAIKSGATDAVICNHWAEGGAGAIGLAEAVIAATSKPSNFKLLYDLRDSIENKINIIAKEVYGAGQVVLADKVQKKIELYNKLGYDKLPLCMAKTSNSLTGDPSIKGAPKGFTLDITNIFASVGAGFVVPMVGDIMMMPGLSTRPSIYDMDWNSETDEIEGLF from the exons ATGTCGACGGACGTGCGAGGAGTGGTATTGTCCGGGACCGAGCTAGCAAA GGAGATCCGAGAAAACCTAGCAAAAGATGTTAAGGCTTTAAAAGGCAAACTGCCGAATTTCGTACCTGGTTTAGCGATTGTTCAAGTAGGAGGCAGGGAAGACTCAAATGTTTAcatacgaatgaaaataaaagcgGCGGACGACATTGGAATCGCTGCGGAACACGTCAAACTCCCAAACACTACAACAGAaatcgaattaataaataaagtgaatAACCTGAACAATGATCCGAATATTCACGGAATTATTGTACAAATGCCCCTGGACAGTGTTAACCCAATCAATAGTCACCTGATTACAGATCTGGTGTCACCCGTCAAAGACGTTGATGG GTTGAACACGATTAACGAGGGAAAAGCGGCCATCGGCGATATGACGGGATTTTTGCCGTGCACCCCAAACGGATGCATCGAACTTATCAAAAA GAGTGGAGTGCCTATCGCTGGTGCCCAAGCCGTAGTTTTAGGCAGAAGCAAAATTGTCGGTACGCCGGTAGCTGAATTATTGAAATGGCAAAATGCAACTGTAACGGTATGTCACTCGAAAACGAAGAATCTCCCGCAAGTT ACCTCACAGGCTGATATCTTAGTGGTTGCTATTGGTCAACCTCAGATGGTCAAGGGAAGCTGGATTAAACCAGGTGCAGTCGTAATCGACTGCGGAATAAATAGCATCCCAG ATTCTACAAAGAAAAGCGGACAACGTTTAGTAGGCGACGTGGATTATGAAGAAGCAGCGAAGGTAGCTTCGTACATCACACCGGTACCTGGCGGCGTCGGCCCGATGACTGTAGCTATGTTGATGAAGAACACGGTAATCTCTGCTCAAAAATCAGCAGAGAAACTATTGAGTAATAAGTGGAACTTAAGACCTCTGAAGATCAATCCGCAAAAGCCTGTACCCAGCGATATAACAATATCAAGGAGCCAAGAACCAAAGTCGATCACGTCCTTAGCAGAAGAAATTGGACTACACCCAAACGAAATCAGTCCTTACGGTAGCAAGAAAGCGAAGATTGGTTTGAACGTTCTGAAGAGGTTGAAGCATCAACAAAACGGCAAACTCGTAGTAGTCGCTGGTATCACTCCAACGCCTTTCGGAGAAGGCAAGAGCACCACGTCGCTTGGCTTGGTGCAAGCTCTAACCGCCCACAAGGGAAAGAACACGTTCGTTACTTTAAGACAACCCAGTCAAGGTCCCACCTTCGGAGTCAAAGGTGGAGCTGCAGGTGGAGGATACTCGCAG GTTATCCCCATGGAAGAGTTCAATTTGCATTTGACCGGCGACATCCACGCTGTGACCGCAGCCAATAATCTGTTAGCGGCGCAAATCGATGCTCGATATTTCCACGAATCTACTCAAACCGACAAGGCTCTTTACGATCGTCTTGTACCGACAGTCAAAGGCGAGAGGCGATTTTCGAAAATACAGTTGAGACGTTTAGAGAAGCTTGGTATTACAAAGACTGATCCAAATAGTTTGACAGAAgaagaaatcagaaaatttgcaAGGCTCGACATCGATCCCGAAAATATTACTTGGACCCGAG TGGTTGACACGAACGATCGATTTTTGCGAAAAATCACTATCGGACAGAGCCCAACCGAAAAAGGTAAAACGCGAGAAACATCTTTCTGTATTTCTGTTGGTTCTGAAATAATGGCGATACTTGCACTCGCCACTAGCGTCGAAGACATGAAACAAAGGCTAGGTAACATGGTGGTAGCTTTCAACAAGAATGGAGAACCTTTAACTGCTGAAGATTTT gGTATGACCGGAGCAATGgcaattttattgaaagatGCCATTGAGCCAACGCTCATGCAATCCTTAGAAGGAACTCCGGTAATGGTTCATGCTGGACCGTTTGCAAACATAGCGCACGGTTGTTCTTCGATTATAGCAGACGCTATTGCACTGAAGCTAGTCGGACCAGAAGGTATCGTAGTAACGGAAGCTGGATTCGGTTCTGATATCGGAATGGAGAAATTCTTTGATATCAAATGTCGTACATCCGGACATGTGCCAAACGCTGTCGTACTCGTGACAACCGTTAGGGCACTGAAAATGCATGGTGGTGGTCCTCCAGTAACCGTTGGCGCTGCCTTGAAAAAAGAATACCGTGAGGAAAATCTTGAGTTAGTTAGGAAAGGTCTCCCGAATCTCCAAAAGCATATCAGTAACGGAGTTAAATTTGGTGTGCCAGTTATCGTCGCAATTAATGTACACGC TACTGACACGCAGGCAGAATTAGAATTAGTAAAGGATGCAGCGATTAAAAGCGGTGCAACAGATGCAGTCATATGCAATCACTGGGCAGAAGGTGGCGCCGGCGCCATAGGCCTTGCGGAAGCAGTTATAGCAGCCACGAGCAAACCcagtaatttcaaattattgtaCGATCTCCGTGACAgtatcgaaaacaaaattaatattatcgcCAAAGAAGTGTACGGAGCTGGACAAGTTGTACTTGCAGATAAg gtgcagaaaaaaattgaattgtacaATAAACTAGGGTACGATAAATTACCTCTTTGCATGGCGAAAACATCGAACTCTTTAACAGGCGATCCATCGATTAAAGGCGCACCTAAAGGTTTCACTCTcgatattacaaatatatttgcgTCTGTTGGAGCAGGTTTTGTAGTACCTATGGTTGGAGAT ataatgATGATGCCAGGTCTTTCTACAAGACCAAGTATTTACGATATGGACTGGAACAGCGAAACAGATGAAATCGAAGGCctattttaa